The following proteins come from a genomic window of Triticum aestivum cultivar Chinese Spring chromosome 6A, IWGSC CS RefSeq v2.1, whole genome shotgun sequence:
- the LOC123130817 gene encoding uncharacterized protein — protein MLPPPPPRNTRTCPSPAADRPTLPMPPAAPSPDPYRDWADLPELPLAEVLRRLLPCIRSLYAFAGTCRPWRHLLRASAADLIRPRIPPLLLLCPDFRLVPFSPLVVPQSLSYPIPALAEGATLLSASRGHLILLRRGSFNSLHLVDALTGAERRALQLPSPHFPYHYAALTPSHLLLFHSMHAFFSLPFPEHPSPNNINARPDWTKHALPRAASIITTVIEFRGRVLGLTDRAQILEFHLGGAPSNQAARLLPTTGLPDATRFDRLQFGPHLVAAGDRLLLVLFMFEANLAPLVFRAPRVNKIGVYALDWARMMWEEVDNIGAYTLFVDIAGRSTVACVDVGNCGVEENRVYVGVPNSRAWRRPLPPGWEASPNVEGLGLNSRETMACRPLASPISVHPRLFF, from the coding sequence AtgctgcccccgccgccgccgcgaaaCACTCGAACTTGCCCATcccccgccgccgaccgccccACACTTCCGATGCCGCCAGCCGCGCCGAGCCCGGACCCGTACCGCGACTGGGCCGACCTGCCGGAGCTGCCGCTGGCGGAGGtgctccgccgcctccttccctGCATCCGCTCGCTCTACGCCTTCGCGGGGACGTGCCGCCCCTGGCGACACCTgctccgcgcctccgccgccgatcTCATCCGCCCCCGCATcccgccgctcctcctcctctgccccgaCTTCCGACTGGTGCCCTTCTCCCCGCTCGTCGTCCCCCAATCCCTCTCGTACCCCATCCCCGCCCTGGCGGAGGGCGCCACGCTCCTCTCCGCCTCACGCGGCCACCTAATCCTCCTCCGCCGGGGCTCCTTCAACAGCCTACACCTCGTCGACGCCCTCACCGGCGCCGAGCGCCGCGCGCTCCAGCTCCCTTCCCCGCACTTCCCCTATCACTACGCAGCGCTCACGCCCTCCCACCTCCTGCTCTTCCACTCCATGCACGCCTTCTTCTCGCTCCCCTTCCCCGAGCATCCAAGCCCCAACAACATCAACGCCCGCCCCGACTGGACCAAGCACGCCCTCCCCCGCGCCGCCTCCATCATCACGACCGTCATCGAATTCCGCGGGCGCGTCCTCGGTCTGACCGACCGCGCGCAGATACTGGAGTTCCACCTTGGTGGCGCCCCTTCGAACCAGGCAGCCCGACTGCTGCCAACCACCGGCCTTCCGGACGCCACCAGATTCGACAGATTGCAATTCGGGCCGCATTTGGTTGCTGCCGGGGATCGGCTGCTGCTGGTGCTCTTCATGTTTGAAGCAAACTTGGCCCCCCTGGTGTTCCGTGCGCCCAGGGTGAACAAGATCGGTGTGTATGCGCTTGATTGGGCGCGCATGATGTGGGAGGAAGTGGACAACATTGGGGCTTACACCTTGTTCGTGGACATTGCCGGGAGGAGCACGGTGGCTTGTGTGGACGTGGGGAACTGCGGAGTGGAGGAGAACCGAGTTTATGTTGGCGTGCCCAACTCCCGTGCCTGGAGGAGGCCACTACCACCAGGGTGGGAGGCATCACCCAACGTTGAAGGGCTTGGACTGAACTCGAGGGAGACGATGGCGTGCCGACCATTGGCATCACCGATATCGGTTCATCCACGTCTTTTCTTTTGA
- the LOC123128079 gene encoding phosphoribulokinase, chloroplastic-like yields the protein MAFCSPHSTTSLRSPCTTIPNSGFRQNQVILFTTRSSRRSNTRHGARTFQVSCAVEQPIVIGLAADSGCGKSTFMRRLTSVFGGAAEPPKGGNPDSNTLISDTTTVICLDDYHSLDRTGRKEKGVTALDPKANDFDLMYEQVKAIKEGKAIEKPIYNHVTGLLDPAELIQPPKIFVIEGLHPMYDERVRELLDFSIYLDISNEVKFAWKIQRDMAERGHSLESIKASIEARKPDFDAFIDPQKQYADAVIEVLPTQLIPDDNEGKVLRVKLIMKEGIKFFNPVYLFDEGSTINWIPCGRKLTCSYPGIKFSYGPDTYFGQEVSVLEMDGQFDRLDELIYVESHLSNLSTKFYGEVTQQMLKHADFPGSNNGTGLFQTIVGLKIRDLYEQIIAERAGVPAEAAKV from the exons ATGGCATTCTGCAGCCCACACAGCACCACATCCCTGCGCTCCCCATGCACCACCATCCCAAACTCTGGCTTCAGGCAGAACCAAGTCATCCTCTTCACGACCAGAAGCAGCAGGAGGAGTAACACGAGGCATGGGGCAAGGACCTTCCAGGTCTCATGCGCAGTTGAGCAGCCAATAGTGATTGGCCTGGCAGCAGACTCGGGATGTGGGAAATCCACCTTCATGCGCCGGCTCACAAGCGTGTTTGGAGGTGCTGCAGAGCCACCCAAGGGCGGCAACCCAGACTCCAACACGCTCATCAGCGACACGACGACGGTCATATGCCTTGATGACTACCATTCCTTGGACAGAACCGGGAGGAAGGAGAAAGGTGTGACCGCCCTGGACCCCAAGGCAAACGACTTTGATCTCATGTATGAGCAGGTGAAGGCAATCAAGGAAGGCAAGGCTATTGAGAAGCCAATCTACAACCACGTCACTGGCCTCCTCGACCCGGCGGAGCTCATCCAGCCCCCCAAGATCTTCGTCATCGAGGGTTTGCACCCAAT GTACGATGAACGTGTGAGAGAGCTCCTTGATTTCAGCATCTACTTAGACATCAGCAATGAGGTTAAGTTCGCATGGAAAATTCAG AGAGACATGGCAGAGCGTGGGCACAGTCTTGAAAGCATCAAGGCTAGCATCGAAGCCAGGAAACCTGATTTTGATGCCTTTATTG ATCCGCAGAAGCAATACGCTGATGCTGTGATTGAAGTTCTGCCAACCCAGCTGATTCCTGATGACAACGAAGGAAAGGTGCTGCGAGTTAAATTGATCATGAAAGAAGGCATTAAGTTCTTCAACCCGgtttacctcttcgatgaaggatcaaccatcaactggatccctTGTGGAAGAAAGCTTACATGCTCTTATCCTGGCATCAAATTTTCCTATGGCCCAGACACTTACTTTGGCCAAGAG GTATCGGTGCTGGAGATGGATGGGCAATTTGACAGACTAGATGAACTCATCTATGTTGAGAGCCACCTAAGCAACCTCTCAACCAAGTTCTACGGGGAGGTGACACAGCAAATGCTAAAGCATGCAGACTTCCCAGGCAGCAACAATGGAACAGGTCTCTTCCAGACCATTGTAGGACTGAAGATTAGAGATCTCTATGAACAGATCATCGCTGAGAGGGCCGGCGTTCCTGCTGAAGCAGCAAAAGTTTGA
- the LOC123128078 gene encoding secretory carrier-associated membrane protein 5, translating to MYRDPNPFDEGADDSAFSNGGGRGGAAGGGGGKSQFQFRPTEPVGFGAGGNGDAAVDIPLDNMNGSNGKQSELSQWQADLKRREADIKRREEALKSAGVPMEDKNWPPFFPIIHHDIAHEIPANAQRLQYLAFASWLGIVLCLVWNFIAVTVCWIRGGDSKLFFLATIYGMLGVPLSYLMWYRPLYRAMRTDSAFSFGWFFLCYMLHIGFCIIAAIAPPIVFRGKSLTGILAAIDTFSDHALVGILYFVGFALFSLETVVSIWVLQRVYMYFRGHK from the exons ATGTACCGAGATCCCAATCCCTTCGACGAGGGCGCCGACGACAGCGCCTTCTCC AATGGGGGAGGACGCGGTGGTGccgctggtggtggtggcggcaagTCGCAGTTCCAGTTTCGCCCGACGGAGCCCGTCGGATTCGGCGCCGGTGGCAACGGGGACGCCGCCGTCGACATCCCCCTTGACAACATGAAC GGTTCGAATGGCAAGCAAAGTGAGCTCTCGCAGTGGCAGGCAGATCTCAAGAGGCGAGAGGCG GACATAAAGAGGAGGGAGGAAGCTCTCAAGAGTG CTGGGGTGCCCATGGAGGACAAGAACTGGCCGCCATTCTTCCCAATCATCCACCACGACATTGCCCATGAAATACCAGCCAACGCGCAGCGGTTGCAGTATCTTGCTTTTGCTAGCTGGCTCG GCATCGTGCTTTGCCTCGTTTGGAATTTCATTGCTGTCACAGTCTGTTGGATCAGAGGGGGGG ACTCTAAACTGTTTTTCCTGGCTACTATCTACGGTATGCTTGGAGTACCTTTGTCCTACTTGATGTGGTATAGGCCTCTGTACCGTGCAATGAG AACTGACAGCGCATTCAGCTTTGGGTGGTTTTTCCTTTGTTACATG CTCCACATTGGCTTTTGTATAATTGCTGCCATTGCTCCGCCGATCGTATTTCGTGGGAAGTCATTAAC GGGTATACTGGCTGCAATCGATACCTTCTCTGATCATGCATTAGTTGGG ATACTTTACTTTGTTGGATTTGCCTTGTTTTCACTGGAGACAGTTGTGAGCATTTGGGTTCTTCAG AGAGTATACATGTATTTCAGAGGGCACAAGTGA